In Oryza glaberrima chromosome 8, OglaRS2, whole genome shotgun sequence, the following are encoded in one genomic region:
- the LOC127782443 gene encoding pentatricopeptide repeat-containing protein At4g16835, mitochondrial, translating to MILCRCPFLASARSRTCSLSTVAVAAAVRRGDLTGAEEAFASTPRKTTATYNCLLAGYARALGRLADARHLFDRIPTPDAVSYNTLLSCHFASGDADGARRLFASMPVRDVASWNTMVSGLSKSGAVEEAKAVFLAMPVRNSVSWNAMVSGFACSGDMSAAEEWFRNVPEKGDAVLWTAMVSGYMDIGNVVKAIEYFEAMPVRNLVSWNAVVAGYVKNSHADDALRLFRTMVREANVQPNASTLSSVLLGCSNLSALGFGKQIHQWCMKLPLSRNLTVGTSLVSMYCKCGDLSSACKLFGEMHTRDVVAWNAMISGYAQHGDGKEAINLFERMKDKGVEPNWITFVAVLTACIHTGLCDFGIRCFEGMQELYGIEPRVDHYSCMVDLLCRAGKLERAVDLIRSMPFEPHPSAYGTLLAACRVYKNLEFAELAAGKLIEKDPQSAGAYVQLANIYAGANQWDDVSRVRRWMKDNAVVKTPGYSWIEIKGVMHEFRSNDRLHPQLYLIHEKLGQLAERMKAMGYVPDLDFVLHDVDETLKVQMLMRHSEKLAISFGLISTAPGMTLRIFKNLRVCGDCHNAAKVISKIEDREIILRDTTRFHHFRGGHCSCGDYW from the coding sequence ATGATCCTATGTCGCTGCCCATTCCTGGCCAGCGCCCGGTCCCGCACCTGCTCACTCTCCACCgtggccgtcgcggcggccgtgcggcgcgGTGACCTCACCGGCGCAGAGGAGGCGTTCGCATCCACGCCACGGAAGACCACGGCCACCTACAactgcctcctcgccggctaCGCCAGGGCGCTCGGCCGCCTCGCGGACGCACGCCACCTGTTCGACCGAATACCGACCCCGGATGCTGTCTCCTACAACACGCTCCTCTCGTGCCACTTCGCCAGCGGCGACGCCGATGGCGCCCGGAGGCTCTTCGCATCGATGCCGGTCAGGGACGTCGCGTCCTGGAACACCATGGTGTCGGGGCTGTCCAAGAGTGGGGCCGTGGAGGAGGCCAAGGCCGTGTTCCTAGCAATGCCAGTGAGGAACTCCGTTTCCTGGAACGCCATGGTTTCCGGGTTCGCCTGCTCTGGAGACATGAGCGCGGCGGAGGAGTGGTTTAGGAATGTGCCGGAGAAGGGGGACGCCGTTCTATGGACTGCGATGGTGTCGGGGTACATGGATATCGGCAATGTGGTGAAGGCCATCGAATACTTTGAGGCAATGCCAGTGAGGAACTTGGTTTCATGGAATGCTGTGGTTGCTGGGTATGTGAAGAATTCACATGCAGATGATGCTTTGAGGCTGTTCAGGACCATGGTCAGGGAGGCCAATGTTCAGCCAAATGCATCGACGTTAAGCAGCGTGCTTCTTGGTTGCAGTAACTTGTCTGCACTTGGATTTGGTAAGCAGATACATCAGTGGTGTATGAAGCTTCCGTTGAGTAGGAACTTGACGGTGGGCACGTCACTTGTGAGCATGTATTGCAAGTGTGGGGACTTGAGTAGCGCGTGCAAACTGTTTGGTGAAATGCATACGAGGGATGTGGTTGCGTGGAATGCTATGATATCTGGCTATGCTCAGCATGGAGATGGGAAGGAAGCTATCAATTTATTTGAAAGGATGAAGGATAAAGGAGTTGAGCCCAACTGGATTACTTTTGTGGCAGTATTGACTGCTTGTATCCACACTGGCTTGTGTGATTTTGGAATACGGTGTTTCGAGGGAATGCAGGAATTGTACGGAATTGAGCCTCGGGTTGATCATTACTCATGCATGGTGGATCTTCTCTGCAGAGCTGGTAAGCTTGAAAGAGCTGTGGACTTGATCCGCTCAATGCCCTTTGAACCACATCCTTCTGCATATGGAACCTTATTGGCTGCTTGTAGAGTTTATAAGAACTTGGAGTTTGCTGAGCTTGCGGCTGGAAAACTGATTGAAAAGGATCCACAGAGCGCAGGTGCCTATGTACAACTTGCAAATATCTATGCTGGCGCAAATCAGTGGGATGATGTCTCTAGAGTAAGGAGGTGGATGAAGGATAATGCAGTTGTGAAAACACCTGGGTATAGCTGGATAGAGATTAAGGGTGTGATGCATGAGTTTAGATCAAATGACAGATTGCACCCTCAGCTTTACTTGATCCATGAAAAACTGGGCCAGTTAGCGGAGAGGATGAAGGCAATGGGTTATGTTCCAGATCTTGATTTTGTCCTGCATGATGTGGATGAAACTCTGAAGGTGCAGATGCTAATGAGGCACAGTGAGAAGCTTGCTATTTCTTTTGGTCTGATTAGTACTGCTCCTGGGATGACCTTGAGGATTTTCAAGAATCTCAGGGTTTGTGGAGACTGTCATAATGCAGCCAAGGTCATCTCCAAGATCGAGGATCGAGAAATCATTTTGAGGGATACTACACGATTCCACCATTTTAGAGGAGGGCATTGCTCATGTGGTGATTACTGGTGA
- the LOC127783078 gene encoding uncharacterized protein LOC127783078: MKQLDYVLVPMGMAVMVAYHAWLLLRIRRRPATTVIGINAINRRIWVRHVMEEPSGKHAVLAVQTMRNSIMASTVLASVAITLSSLVAALMASGVAHGIFVSSGHAVVGGGVAGEAELSVKFFAILVCFLLAFLLNVQSIRYYSHTGLLVNVPLHAHRHRRRRPGLAVDYVTATLNRGSYFWSLGVRAFYFSCPVFLWLFGPIPMFAACLAMVCALYFLDVYTEWDKADDEEDDLDDDDDGCVPAKC; encoded by the coding sequence ATGAAGCAGCTGGACTACGTGCTGGTGCCGATGGGGATGGCGGTGATGGTGGCGTACCACGCGTGGCTCCTCCTACGCatccggcggcgcccggcgaCCACCGTGATCGGCATCAACGCCATCAACCGCCGCATCTGGGTGCGCCACGTCATGGAGGAGCCGTCGGGGAAGCACGCCGTGCTGGCGGTGCAGACCATGCGCAACAGCATCATGGCCTCCACCGTACTCGCCTCCGTCGCCATCACCCTCAGCTCCCTCGTCGCCGCGCTCATGGCCAGCGGCGTCGCCCACGGCATCTTCGTCTCCTCCGgccacgccgtcgtcggcggcggcgtcgccggagaGGCCGAGCTGTCCGTCAAGTTCTTCGCCATCCTCGTCTgcttcctcctcgccttcctcctcaaCGTGCAGTCCATCCGGTACTACAGCCACACCGGCCTCCTCGTCAACGTGCCGCTCCAcgcgcaccgccaccgccgccgccgcccggggcTCGCCGTCGACTACGTGACGGCGACGCTCAACCGCGGCAGCTACTTCTGGTCCCTCGGCGTCCGCGCCTTCTACTTCTCGTGCCCCGTCTTCCTCTGGCTCTTTGGACCCATCCCCATGTTCGCTGCCTGCCTCGCCATGGTCTGCGCGCTCTACTTCCTCGACGTCTACACCGAGTGGGAcaaggccgacgacgaggaagacgacctcgacgacgacgatgacggctgCGTCCCCGCCAAATGCTAA
- the LOC127782864 gene encoding uncharacterized protein LOC127782864 gives MMKKTSKELDYVLVPMGMAVMVAYHAWLLLRIRRRPATTVIGINAINRRIWVRHVMEEASGKHAVLAVQTMRNSIMASTVLASVAITLSSLVAALMASGVAHGIFSPGAGDGQGEIVVGAVGETALSIKFFAILVCFLVAFLLNVQSIRYYSHTGILVNVPLHAHRHRRRRPGLAVDYVTATLNRGSYFWSLGVRAFYFSCPVFLWLFGPIPMFASCLAMVCALYFLDVYTEWDEKPEEEEELNGNGDGDDGGAAACHEQPKMAAGNRVTPQQDVV, from the coding sequence atgaTGAAGAAGACATCCAAGGAGCTGGACTACGTGCTGGTGCCGATGGGGATGGCGGTGATGGTGGCGTACCACGCGTggctcctcctccgcatccggcggcggccggcgaccacCGTGATCGGCATCAACGCCATCAACCGCCGCATATGGGTGCGCCACGTCATGGAGGAGGCGTCCGGGAAGCACGCCGTGCTGGCGGTGCAGACCATGCGCAACAGCATCATGGCCTCCACCGTCCTCGCCTCCGTCGCCATCACCCTCAGCTCCCTCGTCGCCGCGCTCATGGCCAGCGGCGTCGCCCACGGCATCTTCtcccccggcgccggcgacggccaggGCGAgatcgtcgtcggcgccgtcggcgagACGGCGCTGTCGATCAAGTTCTTCGCCATCCTCGTCTGCTTCCtcgtcgccttcctcctcaACGTCCAGTCCATCCGCTACTACAGCCACACCGGCATCCTCGTCAACGTGCCGCTCCAcgcgcaccgccaccgccgccgccgaccggggCTCGCCGTCGACTACGTGACGGCGACGCTCAACCGCGGCAGCTACTTCTGGTCCCTCGGCGTCCGCGCCTTCTACTTCTCGTGCCCCGTCTTCCTCTGGCTCTTCGGCCCCATCCCCATGTTCGCCTCCTGCCTCGCCATGGTCTGCGCGCTCTACTTCCTCGACGTCTACACCGAGTGGGACGAgaagccggaggaggaagaggagctcaacggcaatggcgatggcgacgacggcggcgccgccgcgtgccaTGAACAACCCAAGATGGCCGCCGGCAACAGGGTGACGCCTCAGCAAGACGTCGTCTGA
- the LOC127781442 gene encoding uncharacterized protein LOC127781442: MWGLVDAKLIRVSTAMHRFASASSLPPPAPATAAAAAAQAAALRFGSAATTRVPRALALTASTCPWHRRHLCSSSSSSSSAAAAAATAAAVEEARQGRKQLGATTQLYEYLLANVREHPVLKELREETAAMRGSQMQVSPAQAQLLAMLAQILGAQRCIEVGVYTGYSSLAVALALPESGRLVACERDERCLEVAKKYYQRAGVAHKVDVKHALAADSLKLLIDGGEANSYDFAFVDADKRMYEEYYELLLKLVRVGGLIVIDNVLWYGRVADPLVNDRKTISIRNFNKKLLEDNRVSISMVPIGDGMTICRKLVDT; this comes from the exons atgtggggcctcgTCGACGCCAAGCTAATCCGCGTCTCCACCGCGATGCACCgcttcgcctccgcctcctccctcccgccgccggcgccggcgacggcggcggccgcggcggcgcaggctgCGGCTCTCAGGTtcggctccgccgccaccactcgtGTCCCCCGAGCGCTAGCCCTGACCGCCTCCACTTGCCCATGGCACCGCCGAcacctctgctcctcctcctcctcctcctcgtcggcggcggctgcggctgctacggcggcggcggtggaggaggcgcggcaggggcggaaGCAGCTGGGCGCGACGACGCAGCTCTACGAGTACCTCCTCGCCAACGTCCGCGAGCACCCG GTTCTCAAGGAGCTTCGTGAGGAGACGGCGGCCATGAGAGGGAGCCAAATGCAG GTTTCACCTGCGCAGGCTCAGCTTCTAGCAATGCTTGCGCAAATTCTTGGGGCTCAACGATGCATTGAAGTCGGAGTCTATACA GGATATTCGTCGTTAGCTGTAGCACTAGCTCTTCCTGAATCAGGTCGTTTGGTTGCTTGTGAGAGGGATGAAAGATGCCTAGAAGTTGCCAAGAAATACTATCAGCGCGCTGGTGTTGCACACAAG GTTGATGTCAAACATGCTTTAGCTGCGGATTCCCTAAAGTTACTAATTGATGGTGGTGAGGCTAACAG TTATGACTTTGCATTCGTTGATGCAGACAAGAGAATGTATGAGGAGTATTATGAACTTCTACTTAAGCTA GTAAGAGTTGGTGGTTTGATTGTAATAGACAATGTCCTTTGGTATGGTAGAGTTGCTGATCCACTA GTGAATGATCGAAAGACAATTAGTATAAGGAACTTCAACAAGAAACTTCTGGAGGATAATCGTGTCAGCATCAGCATG GTGCCAATCGGGGACGGGATGACAATTTGTCGGAAGCTAGTAGATACCTGA
- the LOC127782023 gene encoding disease resistance protein RPM1-like gives MAEGVVFAALCKIGSVLASSASITLGGRLDANLTIINEIESRIKQIEVELKLMQAFLRQAQKQEGYSEPTEVYLQEVRKAAFEIEDIIDEFLYLSVKHKNRFFNGEFMSYFRKLGKTSWHKIARELKDLQCHLQNLRNLRVQYEIQLPNANRVSTDVEDHRLPHHLSYPADEMVGVEQERTMMMNWLKTCSTSVITVWGMGGSGKTTLVNSIYEDERIKNQFDCHIWITVSQKFNASDIMRKMVRHMLQRCSPNIDSIDGRDLVEILKRTLEHRKILLVLDDVWSTDVWMDLASTVERSNNNGNKVVITTRIKDVASLASEDQVLQLQKLNDADSWCLFCRWAFKNRIDRSCPQELESLGREIMAKCDGLPLAIVVVGNMLSFKKQDMEEWSKCNDQLTWELRDRLRDQELSSVMKILKLSYKNLPSHLKNAFVFCSIFPEDYMITKKRLVRLWVAEGLIKPEKRRTVEEVAEEYLNELIDRCLLQVVERKHFRKVKEFQMHDIVRELAISISEDETFCMTHSKSHPGEPEYRCRRLSIHEHNDRIKSVSDPSRLRSLYHFDVTCSSFPSVGTPRSARYLNVLELQDVPITVLPEELSGLFNLRYLGLRRTKIKQLPQSVDKLFNLQTLDVYLTNVDKLPTGIAKLKRLRHLLAGKLSAPLYCGIVEKSRGVQAPKVVWESMELQTLKGVLANLNLVENLGHMTQLRTLAIEDVGEEHYPKLFASISKMRSLRTLKVLSAEGNQGLNFEALSLPPQNLRKLHLTGRFHHTVMESNFFQTVGAKLEKLYLTGSKTNIDPLISISCLSNLKVLQIGDAYDGASFVFQSGWFPKLHTLIMCNLLHINSMIMEQQTLQNLQWLALVNFPELKEVPHGIELLLSLQNLMLVNMHDEFMERIQGEDKERVQHISTVRFLDRSRGMEKRLFQES, from the coding sequence ATGGCAGAAGGCGTGGTATTCGCTGCTCTATGCAAAATTGGATCTGTCTTGGCATCATCTGCAAGCATAACATTAGGTGGACGTTTAGATGCAAACTTGACAATAATAAATGAGATTGAGAGTCGAATAAAACAGATCGAAGTTGAGCTCAAGTTGATGCAAGCATTCCTGCGCCAAGCGCAAAAACAAGAAGGCTATAGCGAGCCCACTGAAGTCTACCTGCAGGAAGTAAGAAAAGCAGCTTTTGAAATTGAGGACATCATTGATGAGTTTCTTTACCTGTCTGTTAAGCACAAGAACAGGTTTTTCAATGGGGAGTTCATGAGTTACTTCCGTAAACTCGGTAAAACTTCTTGGCACAAAATTGCTAGAGAGCTGAAGGATTTGCAATGTCACCTTCAGAATCTCCGGAATTTGCGGGTGCAGTATGAGATTCAGCTTCCAAATGCCAATAGAGTTTCAACCGATGTGGAGGATCACCGGCTTCCGCATCATCTTTCTTACCCAGCTGATGAGATGGTGGGTGTTGAACAAGAAAGAACAATGATGATGAACTGGTTAAAAACATGTTCGACATCAGTTATCACTGTCTGGGGTATGGGAGGATCTGGGAAAACCACTCTTGTCAATAGTATCTATGAAGATGAGAGAATCAAGAATCAGTTTGATTGCCATATTTGGATCACAGTGTCTCAGAAGTTCAACGCTTCTGACATCATGAGGAAGATGGTACGTCACATGTTGCAACGGTGTTCACCCAACATTGATAGCATCGATGGTAGAGACCTGGTAGAAATCCTGAAGAGAACATTAGAACATAGAAAGATTTTGCTTGTACTAGATGATGTATGGAGCACAGATGTTTGGATGGACCTGGCAAGTACAGTTGAGAGAAGCAACAACAATGGAAATAAGGTCGTAATAACGACTCGGATCAAAGATGTCGCTTCTTTGGCAAGCGAAGATCAGGTTCTTCAGCTGCAAAAGCTGAATGATGCAGATTCTTGGTGTCTCTTTTGCAGGTGGGCATTCAAGAACCGCATTGATAGATCTTGTCCTCAAGAACTAGAGTCATTGGGGAGAGAGATCATGGCCAAGTGTGATGGTTTGCCATTAGCAATTGTGGTTGTGGGTAACATGCTCTCATTCAAGAAACAAGATATGGAAGAGTGGAGCAAGTGCAATGATCAGCTAACCTGGGAATTACGCGACAGATTGCGCGACCAGGAGTTGAGTTCAGTGATGAAGATTCTGAAACTGAGTTATAAGAACTTACCGAGCCACCTAAAGAATGCATTTGTGTTCTGCAGCATCTTTCCAGAGGATTACATGATAACAAAGAAAAGGCTGGTCAGACTATGGGTTGCAGAGGGCCTCATTAAGCCGGAAAAGAGAAGAACAGTAGAAGAAGTCGCCGAGGAGTACCTGAATGAGCTGATAGACCGATGCCTGCTACAGGTTGTGGAGAGGAAGCACTTCAGAAAGGTGAAGGAATTCCAGATGCATGACATTGTGAGGGAGCTGGCCATTTCCATATCAGAGGACGAGACCTTCTGCATGACACATAGTAAATCGCACCCCGGTGAACCCGAATACAGGTGCCGTCGTTTGTCGATACATGAGCACAATGACAGGATCAAGTCGGTTTCAGATCCTTCTCGACTCCGCTCGCTCTACCATTTCGATGTAACCTGTTCTTCTTTTCCATCTGTGGGTACACCAAGAAGTGCAAGGTATCTGAATGTTCTGGAGCTGCAGGATGTTCCTATCACAGTTCTGCCAGAAGAATTGTCAGGCTTATTTAACTTACGGTACCTCGGTTTGAGAAGAACAAAGATCAAGCAGCTGCCACAATCAGTCGACAAGCTGTTCAATCTCCAAACACTTGATGTTTACCTTACAAATGTAGACAAGTTGCCAACTGGGATCGCCAAGCTGAAGAGGTTAAGGCACCTTCTTGCAGGAAAGTTGAGTGCTCCACTGTATTGCGGCATTGTTGAGAAGTCCAGAGGTGTTCAAGCTCCAAAGGTGGTGTGGGAGTCTATGGAGCTGCAAACTCTTAAGGGTGTTCTTGCAAACCTAAATCTTGTGGAAAATTTGGGACACATGACTCAACTGAGGACATTGGCGATCGAAGATGTCGGAGAAGAACACTATCCCAAGCTCTTTGCATCCATCAGCAAAATGCGCTCTCTACGCACACTGAAAGTTCTTTCAGCTGAAGGTAATCAAGGTCTGAACTTTGAAGCACTGAGCTTACCACCACAGAATTTACGCAAACTCCATCTTACCGGAAGGTTTCACCATACTGTGATGGAATCCAATTTCTTTCAGACAGTTGGAGCTAAACTGGAGAAGCTGTATCTCACAGGAAGTAAGACGAACATTGATCCATTGATCTCCATCTCCTGCCTCTCCAACCTGAAAGTGCTCCAGATCGGAGACGCATACGACGGAGCAAGCTTCGTCTTCCAGAGCGGATGGTTCCCCAAGCTCCACACACTCATCATGTGCAACTTGTTGCACATCAATTCGATGATCATGGAGCAGCAGACGTTGCAGAACCTCCAGTGGCTTGCACTGGTCAACTTCCCTGAGCTCAAGGAGGTGCCTCATGGCATTGAGCTTCTCTTGTCACTGCAGAATTTGATGCTGGTGAACATGCATGATGAGTTCATGGAGCGTATACAGGGTGAGGACAAGGAGAGAGTCCAGCACATCTCCACTGTCAGGTTCTTGGACAGGAGCAGAGGCATGGAGAAACGCCTGTTTCAAGagtcataa